In a single window of the Pontibacter russatus genome:
- the porM gene encoding type IX secretion system motor protein PorM/GldM: MAGGKETPRQKMIGMMYLVLTAMLALNVSSAILLKFHFLDSSLQEVNKKTITDNAGVVSNIRAAIAENKSPSANDQRVLADAQKVREQTAQMVDYIIGIRETLIERTGGKNPEGGYANLEGNDIVANTMIGAANKNNGLAYELKDKLNEYAKFLKQYNPNMPDKLALEGSEDPVASQDPAQKNKDFAELNFEETPMVAALAVLSQKESEILKYEADALQKLAAKVGADIIKFEKIFAMARAESKTVAAGTKYKADMFIAASSDNIVPKMTFQGKPVKVENGVGQIEFVASASNYDADGNSKQTWKGMITINQNGEEKTFPVTEDYVVAKPVIQVQSAAVQALYFQCANELNIQVPALGAVYDPSFNASGGSAIKGAKKGEVTIIPTATEVTINVSSGGNAIGKETFQVRPIPKPEVVALVNGKPVDVKRGVPAASFRAVKLEAVADEGFKQLLPNDARFRVTKWTAYLVRNNQPIAQEDISGPDANLTSFASKANKGDRVVLEVKDVKRLNYQGNAVDAKVSVAPFNIPLI, translated from the coding sequence ATGGCTGGAGGAAAAGAGACGCCAAGGCAAAAGATGATCGGTATGATGTACCTCGTACTGACCGCGATGCTTGCCTTAAACGTGAGCTCGGCTATCCTGTTAAAGTTCCATTTCCTCGATTCGAGTTTGCAGGAAGTGAACAAGAAAACAATAACGGATAATGCCGGGGTCGTATCAAACATCAGAGCTGCTATTGCAGAAAACAAGAGCCCGTCTGCCAACGACCAGCGGGTGCTGGCCGACGCACAGAAGGTGCGTGAGCAAACGGCCCAAATGGTAGACTACATTATAGGCATCCGGGAAACCCTGATTGAAAGAACAGGGGGTAAGAATCCGGAAGGAGGCTATGCCAACCTGGAGGGAAATGATATTGTAGCGAACACCATGATTGGTGCCGCGAACAAGAACAACGGCCTGGCATATGAGTTGAAGGACAAACTGAACGAGTATGCCAAGTTCCTGAAGCAGTACAACCCGAACATGCCGGATAAGCTGGCCCTGGAAGGCTCGGAAGACCCGGTGGCCAGTCAGGACCCGGCGCAGAAGAACAAGGACTTCGCCGAGCTGAACTTCGAGGAGACGCCGATGGTAGCCGCTTTGGCTGTGCTTTCCCAGAAAGAGAGCGAGATCCTGAAGTATGAAGCCGATGCGCTGCAGAAGCTTGCCGCCAAGGTAGGTGCCGATATCATCAAGTTTGAGAAGATTTTTGCCATGGCGCGTGCGGAATCCAAGACCGTTGCGGCCGGCACAAAATACAAAGCAGATATGTTTATCGCCGCCTCTTCTGACAACATCGTTCCCAAAATGACATTCCAGGGCAAGCCGGTGAAGGTAGAGAATGGTGTAGGGCAAATAGAGTTTGTGGCCTCTGCCTCTAACTATGATGCAGACGGCAACTCTAAGCAAACCTGGAAGGGGATGATTACCATCAACCAGAACGGCGAGGAGAAAACCTTCCCTGTTACGGAAGACTACGTGGTGGCCAAGCCGGTCATTCAGGTGCAGTCTGCTGCAGTGCAGGCCCTGTATTTCCAGTGCGCGAACGAGCTCAACATCCAGGTGCCTGCTTTGGGCGCGGTATATGACCCAAGCTTCAATGCCAGTGGCGGCTCTGCCATAAAAGGCGCTAAGAAAGGTGAGGTAACCATTATCCCGACGGCTACGGAGGTGACCATTAACGTAAGCAGCGGTGGAAACGCCATCGGCAAAGAAACATTCCAGGTGCGCCCGATACCAAAGCCAGAAGTGGTAGCGTTAGTAAATGGCAAGCCGGTAGATGTGAAGCGTGGCGTGCCTGCGGCTTCTTTCCGCGCTGTGAAATTAGAAGCTGTGGCAGACGAAGGCTTTAAGCAGTTGCTGCCGAACGATGCGCGCTTCAGGGTGACCAAATGGACGGCCTACCTGGTGCGCAACAACCAGCCGATAGCGCAGGAAGATATCTCCGGGCCGGACGCCAACCTGACCAGTTTCGCCTCCAAGGCAAACAAAGGCGACAGGGTGGTGCTGGAAGTGAAGGATGTAAAACGCCTGAACTACCAGGGCAATGCCGTGGATGCAAAGGTGTCCGTTGCGCCGTTCAACATTCCGTTAATCTAA
- the uvrC gene encoding excinuclease ABC subunit UvrC, with protein sequence MPADEKLREEIAHLPHKPGIYKFFDDNGFIIYVGKAVDIRKRVSSYFNRSAQHNKKTLKLVSQVRDIAFTIVDTEADAFLLENNLIKQYQPKYNILLKDGKTYPYICIVNERFPRVISTRNKINDGSRYFGPYPSVTTMNVVLDLIRTLYPLRTCTYNLSPENVAAGKFKVCLEYHIGNCKGPCEGLVDETEYNAAILQIRNILSGNLTVAKNYFKENMAAAAAEYQYELAHQYKQKLDMLDDFQVKSTVVSNTLTNIDVFTITSNEDCAFINYLKVMNGSIILTQSLEIQKKLDEADADILASVVVQLRQEFESTSREVITNIELTLPLDNITVTYPQIGDKRKLLNLSLKNALYLRKEREGRQEQNKELSEKRELRVLETLKKDLRLTELPRQIECFDNSNFQGDNPVASMVCFKNGKPSKKDYRHFNIKTVVGPNDFESMYEIVTRRYKRLLNENQPLPQLIIIDGGKGQLSMAVKALKDLDIYGKVAVVGIAKRLEEIFYPGDSLPLYIDKKSESLKLIQRLRNEAHRFAITFHRSKRDAGTLRTELTDVKGLGPKTAEALLLKYKSVKKLKELTQEELANEVGKTKAAILYRYFHDAPDAVAE encoded by the coding sequence ATGCCCGCAGACGAGAAGCTGAGAGAGGAAATAGCGCACCTGCCGCACAAGCCCGGCATCTACAAGTTTTTTGACGACAACGGCTTCATCATCTATGTAGGCAAGGCGGTGGACATCCGGAAGCGGGTTTCTTCCTATTTCAATCGCTCTGCCCAGCACAACAAGAAAACGCTGAAGCTCGTGTCCCAGGTCAGGGACATTGCGTTTACCATTGTGGACACTGAGGCCGACGCCTTCCTGCTGGAGAACAACCTTATCAAGCAGTACCAGCCCAAGTACAACATCCTGCTGAAGGACGGGAAGACATACCCCTATATATGCATCGTGAACGAGCGCTTCCCGCGCGTCATTAGCACCCGCAACAAGATCAACGACGGCTCCCGCTACTTTGGTCCCTACCCCAGCGTCACGACTATGAACGTGGTGCTGGATTTGATCCGGACGTTGTACCCGCTCCGCACCTGCACCTATAACCTGTCGCCGGAGAATGTGGCGGCTGGTAAGTTCAAGGTTTGCCTGGAGTACCATATCGGCAACTGCAAGGGCCCCTGCGAAGGCCTGGTGGACGAGACGGAATATAACGCCGCCATCTTGCAGATTCGCAATATCCTGTCCGGCAACCTGACAGTCGCCAAGAACTATTTTAAGGAAAATATGGCCGCCGCCGCTGCCGAATATCAGTATGAGCTGGCGCACCAGTACAAGCAGAAGCTGGACATGCTGGACGATTTCCAGGTAAAGTCCACGGTTGTCTCCAACACGCTCACCAACATCGACGTCTTCACCATCACCAGCAACGAAGACTGTGCCTTCATCAACTACCTGAAGGTGATGAACGGCTCCATCATCCTGACGCAGTCGCTGGAGATACAGAAGAAGCTGGATGAGGCCGACGCGGATATTCTTGCCTCTGTGGTGGTGCAGCTGCGCCAGGAGTTTGAAAGCACCTCCCGCGAGGTGATCACCAACATTGAGCTGACACTCCCGCTCGACAACATCACCGTCACTTACCCCCAGATTGGTGATAAGAGGAAGCTGCTGAACCTCTCGCTCAAGAATGCCCTGTACCTGCGCAAAGAGCGGGAGGGGCGCCAGGAGCAGAACAAGGAGTTGAGCGAGAAGCGGGAGCTGCGCGTGCTGGAGACGCTGAAGAAAGACCTGCGCCTGACGGAGCTGCCCCGGCAAATCGAGTGCTTCGACAACTCCAACTTTCAGGGCGACAACCCGGTGGCCTCCATGGTCTGTTTCAAAAATGGCAAGCCGAGCAAGAAAGACTACCGCCACTTCAACATCAAAACGGTGGTGGGCCCCAACGACTTTGAGTCGATGTACGAGATTGTGACCCGGCGCTACAAACGCCTGCTGAACGAGAACCAGCCCTTGCCGCAACTCATCATCATCGATGGGGGCAAGGGGCAGCTGAGCATGGCCGTAAAGGCGCTGAAAGACCTGGATATATATGGCAAGGTAGCTGTGGTGGGCATTGCCAAGCGGCTGGAGGAAATATTTTACCCCGGCGATTCGCTGCCTTTATATATAGACAAGAAGTCAGAGTCGCTGAAGCTGATTCAGCGGCTGCGCAACGAGGCGCACCGCTTCGCCATCACGTTCCACCGCAGCAAGCGCGATGCTGGCACCCTCCGCACGGAACTGACGGATGTAAAAGGCCTCGGCCCCAAAACCGCCGAAGCGCTACTTTTGAAGTACAAATCGGTGAAGAAGCTGAAAGAACTGACGCAGGAGGAACTGGCAAATGAGGTAGGCAAGACGAAAGCGGCAATTCTCTACCGTTACTTCCACGATGCGCCCGATGCGGTAGCTGAATAG
- the porN gene encoding type IX secretion system ring subunit PorN/GldN encodes MKLIKAIGVAAGLMLSVGAMAQQVSNTTASNPSARPIPESDILFKKTVWRKIDLREKQNKPMFSENREITKIIINAVKSGELTAYKNDSITTPLTREEFIANMTPQESGSQLSEEEIAAGFGEAQEEAAEDAWGDALGQDAGTESTAPVSTEYFPKQLYLLEMKENAVFDKKRSRMYHDIQTISIKVPSTLNPLGFEQNVGSFRMDDLVRVFRNNPEMAIWYNAQNDAQHKNLADAFDLWLFNSYITKISNPGDRALADIYGGGEKALLAAQEAAEALIEYEYSLWSY; translated from the coding sequence ATGAAACTAATAAAAGCAATAGGTGTAGCCGCTGGTTTGATGCTGTCTGTGGGTGCTATGGCGCAACAGGTGTCTAACACAACCGCCAGCAACCCATCCGCAAGACCGATTCCGGAGTCTGATATCCTGTTCAAGAAAACAGTCTGGCGCAAAATAGATTTGCGTGAGAAGCAGAACAAGCCCATGTTTTCTGAAAACAGAGAAATCACCAAGATCATCATCAATGCGGTGAAAAGCGGTGAACTGACGGCTTATAAAAACGACTCCATCACCACGCCGCTGACGCGGGAAGAGTTCATCGCGAACATGACGCCGCAGGAATCGGGCAGCCAGCTGAGCGAGGAAGAAATTGCCGCCGGTTTTGGGGAGGCGCAGGAGGAGGCAGCGGAAGATGCCTGGGGTGATGCCCTCGGTCAAGACGCCGGTACAGAATCAACTGCTCCCGTAAGCACCGAGTATTTCCCGAAGCAGTTGTACCTGCTGGAGATGAAGGAGAACGCGGTGTTCGACAAGAAGCGCTCCCGCATGTACCACGACATCCAGACTATCAGCATCAAGGTGCCTTCCACGCTTAACCCGCTGGGCTTTGAGCAGAACGTCGGTTCTTTCAGGATGGATGACCTTGTGCGCGTGTTCCGCAACAACCCGGAGATGGCTATCTGGTACAACGCCCAAAACGACGCCCAGCACAAGAATCTGGCCGATGCGTTTGACCTGTGGCTGTTCAACTCTTACATCACCAAGATATCTAACCCCGGCGACAGAGCCCTGGCCGATATATATGGCGGCGGCGAAAAAGCCCTGCTCGCGGCACAGGAAGCTGCTGAGGCGCTGATTGAATATGAATACAGCCTCTGGAGCTACTAA
- a CDS encoding PorP/SprF family type IX secretion system membrane protein yields the protein MKKLLPVLLLLLLCAPVVVLAQQQPQFTHYGFNGMYISPAYAGITNRPEFTSIYRYQWLGYDASFDDGGAPRTLLLTAHTPVRLLHGGVGLNLMRDQIGNTTLLSAALSYSYHINVGETGRLGIGVQGNLNNYKKGNYRAIDDNDPSVPYNSSDTKFDLGAGLWYESPTFYAGGGINNLRHAKYEFADSTNTGKGTLLGENHIYVTAGYRLPVTTEITITPTLLLKHDTESFSFDVGGQVSYLEKYWVGLNYRYQEAVSALVGVSLFQDKALRVGYGLDVTTFHADAKAATSHEVMLNYRLPEPIIRFKPPVRTPRYYFAK from the coding sequence ATGAAGAAACTTCTGCCTGTTTTGTTGCTGCTGCTTCTGTGCGCACCAGTTGTGGTACTGGCGCAGCAACAGCCGCAGTTCACCCATTACGGGTTCAACGGCATGTATATCAGCCCTGCCTATGCCGGTATCACCAACAGGCCCGAGTTCACCTCTATATACCGATATCAGTGGCTGGGGTATGATGCCTCGTTTGATGACGGCGGCGCCCCCAGAACCCTTTTGCTGACGGCCCATACCCCCGTGCGCCTGCTGCACGGCGGCGTGGGCCTGAACCTGATGCGCGACCAGATTGGCAACACCACCCTCCTTTCGGCGGCCCTTTCCTACTCTTACCATATTAATGTAGGCGAGACCGGGCGGTTGGGCATAGGCGTGCAGGGCAACCTGAACAACTACAAGAAGGGCAACTACAGGGCGATAGACGACAACGACCCCAGTGTGCCCTATAACAGCTCCGACACAAAATTCGACCTGGGCGCGGGCCTCTGGTACGAGTCTCCAACGTTTTATGCCGGCGGCGGCATCAACAACCTGCGGCACGCCAAGTACGAGTTTGCCGACTCCACAAATACCGGAAAAGGAACATTATTGGGCGAGAACCATATATACGTTACAGCAGGCTACCGCCTGCCCGTCACTACAGAGATAACAATTACGCCTACCCTGTTGCTGAAGCACGATACCGAGTCCTTTTCCTTTGATGTGGGTGGCCAGGTATCTTATTTAGAAAAATATTGGGTAGGATTGAATTATCGGTATCAGGAAGCTGTTAGTGCGCTTGTGGGAGTGTCCCTGTTCCAGGACAAGGCGCTTCGGGTGGGTTATGGCTTAGATGTGACAACGTTCCATGCTGACGCCAAAGCAGCTACTTCGCATGAAGTAATGCTCAATTACCGCCTCCCAGAGCCAATTATCAGGTTTAAGCCGCCTGTTAGAACTCCCCGCTATTACTTTGCAAAATAG
- the porK gene encoding T9SS ring complex lipoprotein PorK/GldK, with the protein MNKLLKLSSFALAVTLLASCGMGRGPQGDLVGVEERPEYNPQAVPYGMVICPGGTFHMGQADQDIAASMVNLNKQVTISGFYMDETEITNNEYRQFIDVMLQDSLDVLGEEFVMTQLYPDTSVWVKDYTYHMGDPLMEYYFSHPAFDDYPVVGVDWFAAKYFSEWRTKHKNQANTEDGMAPMPEFRLPTEAEWEYAARGGRDMAVYPWGGPYLRNAKGCLLANFKPGRGDYYSDGFTYTAPVAQFFPNDFGLYDMSGNVAEWCSDAYAEASVPITWDLNPVYDVDAEPRKVVRGGSWKDIAYFLETGTRNFEYQDSARSYIGFRNAMIYLGRSSGNEFR; encoded by the coding sequence ATGAACAAACTACTTAAGCTGTCTTCATTTGCGTTGGCGGTGACACTGCTTGCAAGCTGCGGAATGGGGCGTGGGCCACAGGGCGACCTGGTAGGTGTTGAGGAGCGTCCGGAGTACAACCCGCAGGCCGTGCCATATGGCATGGTTATCTGCCCCGGGGGTACTTTCCATATGGGGCAGGCAGATCAGGACATAGCAGCTTCTATGGTAAACCTGAACAAGCAAGTGACAATCAGTGGCTTCTATATGGACGAAACTGAGATCACGAACAACGAGTACCGCCAGTTTATCGATGTGATGCTGCAGGATTCGCTGGATGTGCTGGGGGAGGAATTCGTGATGACGCAGCTATATCCCGACACCTCTGTCTGGGTAAAAGACTATACCTACCACATGGGCGATCCCTTGATGGAGTACTATTTCTCACACCCCGCCTTCGATGACTATCCGGTGGTAGGGGTGGACTGGTTCGCCGCCAAATATTTCAGCGAGTGGCGCACCAAGCATAAGAACCAGGCCAACACAGAAGACGGCATGGCGCCGATGCCGGAGTTCCGCCTGCCGACAGAGGCAGAGTGGGAGTATGCTGCCAGAGGCGGCCGCGATATGGCGGTGTACCCCTGGGGCGGCCCCTACCTGCGCAACGCGAAAGGCTGCCTGCTGGCCAACTTTAAGCCGGGCCGCGGCGACTACTACAGCGATGGCTTTACTTACACGGCCCCTGTAGCGCAGTTCTTCCCGAACGACTTCGGCCTGTACGACATGTCGGGCAACGTGGCCGAGTGGTGCTCTGACGCATACGCCGAGGCCAGTGTGCCGATCACCTGGGACCTGAACCCGGTATATGACGTAGATGCCGAGCCGCGCAAAGTGGTGAGAGGCGGTTCCTGGAAAGACATCGCGTACTTCCTGGAGACGGGCACACGCAACTTCGAATACCAGGATTCAGCCCGGTCTTACATCGGTTTCAGAAACGCCATGATTTACCTCGGGCGTTCATCAGGCAACGAATTCAGATAG
- a CDS encoding penicillin-binding protein 1A, with protein MATRQKTPAPSTSSKVYSGIVSTLWLFFVGGLAAFILYLYAVSINFLNLFGELPNTRALENPKSEIASILYSADNVELGSYFRENRTPVQYEDLPDNLVNALIATEDIRFEEHSGIDPEAMARVAASLAIGQSKGGGSTLTQQVAKNLFRTRGDELNGGLLNNVPGLRTLIHKTKEWLMAVKLEQSYTKREILVMYLNIFEFGSNAFGIESAAKTFFNKKPKDLEVQESAVLVGLFKNPTYYSPRFNPENSKQRRNVVLSQMVKYGFLERATYDTLKTQDIELDYNVENQNVGLAPYFRTEASKFLRQWGRENGYDLYGDGLRIYTTIDSRMQKYAEQALAEHMKDRQKAFFAHWEGRNPWVDESNQEIKGFAQRAIRRTSRYRDLQEQFGDNEDSINYYLNKKVPMTIFTWDGEKEVMMSPMDSLKHYKHFLQAGFMAMEPQTGHIKAWVGGINYKHFKYDHVKQGARQPGSTFKPFLYTTAIENGYYPCYEVIDAQVCVPLPDGTMWCPNNADNKYSGEIFTLRKALAESVNSISAFLVNKLGPEKLVQTAKKMGITTPLDPTPSLALGTSDVSLYDMVGAYGTFVNGGTWTEPTYITRIEDKHGNVIYEHLPKTVEALSEETAYMMVHMLKAAAEPGGTAYYGLRYRNGLKNEIGAKTGTTQNYSDAWFMGITPDLVAGTWVGGEDRSIHFRTMKEGQGGRLAMPIYGAFMQKVYSDEALDVSKEPFPKPSTPLSVELDCEKYNQFIQPDSADQHEFLDLPTEIDLDAEI; from the coding sequence ATGGCTACGCGTCAAAAGACACCCGCACCCTCCACCTCCAGTAAAGTTTACTCCGGCATCGTCTCTACGCTCTGGCTGTTCTTTGTTGGTGGGCTCGCAGCCTTCATCCTGTATCTGTATGCCGTCAGCATCAATTTCCTGAACCTGTTCGGGGAGTTGCCCAACACGCGCGCGCTGGAAAACCCGAAGAGTGAAATCGCCTCCATCCTGTATTCCGCCGATAACGTAGAGTTGGGAAGCTACTTCCGCGAGAACCGCACGCCGGTGCAGTACGAGGACCTGCCCGACAATCTGGTGAATGCCCTGATAGCGACAGAGGATATCCGCTTTGAGGAGCACTCGGGCATAGACCCCGAGGCGATGGCGCGCGTGGCCGCCTCGCTTGCGATAGGCCAGTCAAAGGGCGGCGGCAGCACCCTGACACAGCAGGTGGCAAAAAACCTTTTCAGGACGCGCGGGGACGAACTGAACGGCGGCCTGCTGAACAACGTGCCGGGCCTGCGCACCCTCATCCACAAGACCAAAGAGTGGCTGATGGCCGTGAAGCTGGAGCAATCCTACACCAAGCGCGAGATTCTGGTGATGTACCTCAATATCTTCGAGTTTGGCAGCAACGCCTTCGGCATTGAGTCGGCCGCCAAGACCTTCTTCAACAAAAAGCCCAAAGACCTGGAGGTGCAGGAGTCGGCGGTGCTGGTGGGCCTGTTCAAGAACCCGACTTATTACAGCCCCAGGTTCAATCCCGAAAACTCCAAGCAACGCCGCAACGTGGTGCTGTCGCAGATGGTGAAATACGGTTTTCTGGAGCGGGCAACGTACGACACGCTGAAAACACAGGACATCGAGCTGGACTACAACGTGGAGAACCAAAATGTTGGCCTGGCGCCTTACTTCCGGACCGAGGCCAGCAAGTTCCTGCGCCAGTGGGGCCGCGAGAACGGCTATGACCTGTATGGCGACGGCCTGCGGATATATACCACCATCGACTCGCGGATGCAGAAATACGCGGAGCAGGCGCTGGCCGAGCATATGAAAGACCGCCAGAAAGCCTTCTTCGCGCACTGGGAGGGCCGCAACCCGTGGGTGGACGAGTCGAACCAGGAGATAAAGGGCTTCGCACAGCGGGCCATCCGGCGCACCTCCCGCTACCGCGACCTGCAGGAGCAGTTCGGAGACAACGAGGACTCTATCAACTACTACCTCAACAAGAAGGTGCCCATGACCATCTTTACGTGGGATGGTGAAAAAGAGGTGATGATGAGCCCCATGGACTCGCTGAAGCACTACAAGCACTTCCTGCAGGCGGGTTTTATGGCCATGGAGCCACAGACTGGCCATATAAAAGCCTGGGTGGGCGGCATCAACTACAAGCACTTCAAGTACGACCATGTGAAGCAGGGCGCCCGGCAGCCGGGCTCCACTTTCAAGCCGTTCCTGTATACCACCGCCATCGAAAACGGCTATTACCCCTGCTACGAGGTGATTGACGCGCAGGTGTGCGTGCCCCTGCCGGACGGCACCATGTGGTGCCCCAACAATGCCGACAACAAGTACAGCGGTGAGATATTCACCCTGCGCAAGGCCCTTGCCGAGTCTGTGAACTCCATATCTGCTTTCCTGGTAAACAAACTGGGCCCCGAGAAGCTGGTGCAGACGGCCAAGAAAATGGGTATCACCACCCCGCTCGACCCCACCCCGTCGCTGGCCCTCGGCACCAGCGATGTGAGCCTCTACGACATGGTAGGTGCCTACGGCACTTTCGTGAACGGTGGCACCTGGACAGAGCCTACGTACATTACCCGCATCGAAGACAAGCACGGCAATGTTATATATGAGCACCTGCCCAAAACCGTGGAGGCCCTGAGCGAGGAGACGGCCTATATGATGGTACACATGCTGAAAGCAGCCGCAGAGCCGGGAGGCACGGCCTATTATGGCCTGCGTTACCGCAACGGCCTGAAAAACGAGATAGGGGCCAAAACGGGCACCACCCAGAACTATTCCGATGCCTGGTTTATGGGTATCACCCCGGATCTGGTCGCCGGCACCTGGGTGGGCGGCGAAGACCGTTCCATTCACTTCCGGACTATGAAGGAGGGGCAGGGCGGCAGACTGGCCATGCCTATATATGGCGCGTTTATGCAGAAGGTGTACAGCGACGAGGCGCTGGATGTGTCGAAAGAACCGTTCCCTAAACCTTCCACGCCGCTATCAGTAGAATTAGACTGTGAGAAGTACAACCAGTTCATTCAGCCTGACTCCGCCGACCAGCACGAGTTCCTGGACCTGCCAACGGAGATTGACCTGGACGCTGAGATATAA
- the porL gene encoding type IX secretion system motor protein PorL/GldL translates to MSKAKSRNFLFDVLMPKIYGLGAAVVIVGALFKIQHWDGANEMLIVGLLTEAVIFALSAFQPQPHEPDWARVYPQLADDYAGEGLVPAHAASGPSITGKLDEMMRNADITPESINTLGLGLSRLSDTTAQLADLSQATAATDEYNTRVRAASNQLGEITKSYATTADALAQMAGTTVDAQEYHSQVQSMTRNLGALNAVYEMELQDANSHLKAMNKFYGNLSMAMENLTDASKDTAQFKEEVSRLTHNLHNLNTVYGNMLTAMRG, encoded by the coding sequence ATGAGCAAAGCTAAAAGCCGCAATTTCCTATTCGACGTGTTGATGCCTAAAATCTATGGTCTTGGCGCTGCTGTCGTAATCGTAGGTGCATTGTTCAAGATTCAGCACTGGGACGGTGCGAACGAAATGCTTATAGTGGGTCTGCTTACGGAAGCGGTTATCTTCGCACTGAGTGCCTTCCAGCCGCAGCCGCACGAGCCGGACTGGGCCAGGGTGTACCCGCAACTGGCAGATGATTACGCCGGTGAAGGCCTGGTCCCTGCCCATGCCGCCAGCGGCCCTTCCATCACAGGCAAGCTGGATGAGATGATGCGCAACGCGGACATCACGCCGGAGTCTATCAACACGCTGGGTCTTGGCCTGAGCAGGCTGAGCGATACTACTGCTCAGTTGGCCGACCTGAGCCAGGCAACCGCCGCAACAGACGAGTACAACACGCGTGTGAGAGCGGCCTCTAACCAGTTAGGCGAAATCACCAAGTCATATGCCACTACGGCAGACGCCCTGGCGCAGATGGCCGGCACTACTGTGGATGCACAGGAGTACCATAGCCAGGTACAGAGCATGACCAGGAACCTGGGCGCCCTGAACGCTGTTTACGAAATGGAGCTGCAGGATGCGAACAGCCACCTGAAAGCGATGAACAAGTTCTACGGCAACCTGAGCATGGCCATGGAAAACCTGACCGACGCCAGCAAAGATACTGCCCAGTTCAAGGAAGAAGTCTCCCGCCTGACGCATAACCTGCACAACCTGAACACGGTGTACGGCAACATGCTGACAGCCATGAGAGGCTAA